In Asanoa sp. WMMD1127, one genomic interval encodes:
- a CDS encoding methyltransferase domain-containing protein, whose protein sequence is MSGESATARQRRIWDKAAPSYDRQIAVFEKIWFGGGRQWLGERARGRVLEVAVGTGGNLPYYPADVTLTGIELSPEMLARARQRATDLGRAADLREGDAQDLPFPDASFDTVVCGLGLCTIPVPRRAIGEMWRVLTPGGRLLLLDHVVSTSRPLYAAQWLVERLTIRSAGEHLTRRQLPLVEAAGFEVVETERLKAGTVERVHAVKPARE, encoded by the coding sequence GTGAGCGGCGAGAGCGCGACCGCGCGGCAGCGGCGGATCTGGGACAAGGCCGCGCCCAGCTACGACCGGCAGATCGCGGTCTTCGAGAAGATCTGGTTCGGCGGCGGGCGCCAGTGGCTGGGCGAGCGGGCCCGCGGCCGGGTTCTCGAGGTGGCCGTCGGCACCGGCGGGAACCTGCCCTACTACCCGGCCGACGTGACGCTCACCGGCATCGAGCTCAGCCCGGAGATGCTCGCCCGCGCCCGGCAGCGGGCCACCGACCTCGGCCGCGCGGCCGACCTCCGCGAGGGCGACGCGCAGGACCTGCCGTTCCCCGACGCGTCGTTCGACACGGTGGTCTGTGGGCTGGGCCTGTGCACGATCCCGGTCCCCCGCCGGGCGATCGGCGAGATGTGGCGGGTCCTCACGCCCGGCGGCCGCCTCCTGCTGCTCGACCACGTGGTCAGCACCTCGCGCCCGCTTTACGCGGCCCAATGGCTGGTCGAACGGCTCACCATCCGGTCGGCCGGCGAGCACCTCACCCGCCGCCAGCTACCCCTGGTCGAGGCGGCCGGCTTCGAGGTGGTCGAAACGGAGCGCCTCAAGGCCGGCACGGTCGAACGCGTCCACGCCGTCAAGCCCGCGCGGGAATGA
- a CDS encoding GNAT family N-acetyltransferase, producing MTYVVRAETPSVELYRRLRTGAGLSPKSTVAAAAGLAGGWHAVIAYAGDEPVGMGRVIGDGGTAFQIVDVCVLPEHQRRGVGAAIMGALMERLREVAPGTAYVSLIADGAARHLYAKFGFAETAPESVGMAFVIPARA from the coding sequence ATGACCTACGTCGTGCGGGCGGAAACGCCCTCGGTGGAGCTCTATCGTCGGCTACGGACCGGCGCCGGCCTGAGTCCGAAGTCGACAGTAGCGGCGGCGGCGGGGCTGGCCGGCGGCTGGCACGCGGTGATCGCCTACGCGGGCGACGAGCCGGTGGGCATGGGGCGCGTCATCGGCGACGGCGGCACGGCCTTCCAGATCGTCGATGTGTGCGTGCTGCCCGAGCACCAGCGCCGAGGCGTGGGCGCGGCGATCATGGGCGCGCTCATGGAGCGGCTGCGGGAGGTGGCGCCCGGCACGGCGTACGTCTCGCTCATCGCCGACGGCGCCGCCCGCCACCTCTACGCGAAGTTCGGCTTCGCGGAGACGGCGCCGGAGTCGGTGGGCATGGCGTTCGTCATTCCCGCGCGGGCTTGA
- a CDS encoding MFS transporter yields MTRNEAPEEAAATRTAYPARWRMLGFLGVAQLMLILDVTVVAIALPHMGADLALSRAAVTWTVSAYTLTFGGLLLLGGRIADLLGAKRVVLAGLLVFTAASLTTGLAGSAAVLIAGRVAQGVGAALFAPAALSLVVRLFDGDERNRALGVWSALGGGGAALGVLVGGLLTAGPGWPWVFFVNVPIGVVVLAVLARMLPRLDGAAPRVRLDVLAALLVTASSGTLIYAFVNAGDQGWLTPTTGWLLVLAAVGLAAFALWQRRSRAPLMDLRLLARRPVATGTFLILLATALMIAVFFMGTFYFQHARGYGALRTGLLFLPIAIATMVGANLTGRLVARAGARPLAVAGLLLAALGMAAPALFMHPVTVTAGVAVAAAGTGALFVVSSATALGQVAPYEAGVASGIVSTFHEFGASIGAAVISSVAAASIVGDTLRGFEHGFVLAAIVAGVGALVAAVLTPKAAR; encoded by the coding sequence ATGACCCGGAACGAGGCGCCCGAGGAGGCGGCGGCGACGCGGACCGCGTACCCGGCACGGTGGCGGATGTTGGGTTTCCTGGGTGTGGCGCAGCTGATGCTGATCCTGGACGTCACCGTGGTGGCGATCGCGTTGCCGCACATGGGCGCGGACCTCGCCCTGAGCCGGGCGGCGGTGACCTGGACGGTCAGCGCCTACACGCTGACGTTCGGCGGGCTGCTGCTGCTCGGCGGGCGGATCGCCGACCTGCTCGGCGCCAAGCGGGTGGTGCTCGCCGGCCTGCTGGTGTTCACCGCCGCGTCCCTGACGACCGGGTTGGCCGGCTCGGCCGCGGTGCTGATCGCCGGCCGGGTGGCGCAGGGTGTCGGCGCGGCGCTGTTCGCTCCGGCCGCGCTGTCGCTGGTGGTGCGGCTGTTCGACGGCGACGAACGCAACCGCGCGCTGGGCGTCTGGTCCGCGCTGGGCGGCGGCGGCGCGGCGCTCGGCGTGCTCGTGGGTGGGCTGCTCACCGCCGGCCCCGGCTGGCCCTGGGTCTTCTTCGTCAACGTGCCGATCGGAGTGGTCGTGCTCGCCGTGCTGGCCCGGATGCTGCCGCGCCTCGACGGCGCCGCGCCGCGGGTCCGGCTCGACGTGCTGGCCGCCCTGCTCGTCACCGCGTCGTCCGGCACCCTGATCTATGCCTTCGTCAACGCGGGCGACCAGGGCTGGCTCACGCCGACCACCGGTTGGCTGCTCGTGCTGGCGGCGGTGGGCCTCGCGGCGTTCGCGCTCTGGCAGCGCAGGTCCCGTGCGCCGCTCATGGACCTGCGGTTGCTGGCGCGCCGGCCCGTGGCCACCGGCACGTTCCTCATCCTGCTGGCCACCGCGCTGATGATCGCCGTGTTCTTCATGGGCACCTTCTATTTCCAGCACGCGCGGGGTTACGGCGCCCTGCGTACGGGTCTGCTGTTCCTGCCGATCGCGATCGCGACCATGGTCGGCGCCAACCTCACCGGCCGCCTCGTCGCCCGGGCGGGCGCGCGGCCGCTCGCCGTCGCCGGCCTGCTGCTCGCGGCGCTCGGAATGGCCGCGCCGGCGCTGTTCATGCACCCGGTGACCGTGACCGCCGGCGTGGCCGTCGCGGCGGCGGGAACCGGTGCGCTGTTCGTCGTCTCGTCCGCGACCGCGCTCGGCCAGGTGGCGCCGTACGAGGCGGGCGTCGCGTCGGGGATCGTCAGCACGTTCCACGAGTTCGGCGCGTCCATCGGGGCCGCGGTCATCTCCAGCGTGGCCGCGGCCAGCATCGTCGGCGACACACTGCGTGGCTTCGAGCACGGCTTCGTGCTGGCGGCGATCGTGGCCGGCGTCGGGGCCCTGGTCGCCGCGGTGCTGACCCCGAAGGCGGCACGATGA
- a CDS encoding TetR/AcrR family transcriptional regulator: MTTAAARPRRADAERNIARIVAAARATLSRNPDATVDDVAKAAGVGRMTVYGHFRTRPELVEAALVEALRAGEETLSAVELGGDARAALGRLLTSTWSLVAESSALVTAAEGVLPQGRLRELHAGPAKRVEQLIKRGQRQGVFRTDLPVGWLVSSAHYLVKGAAAEIHAGRLEPADAPRLVTESVQSLLAAR, encoded by the coding sequence ATGACCACCGCCGCCGCCCGACCGCGCCGTGCGGATGCCGAGCGCAACATCGCCCGGATCGTCGCCGCGGCCCGCGCCACGCTGAGCCGCAACCCGGACGCGACCGTCGACGACGTCGCCAAGGCGGCGGGCGTCGGGCGAATGACGGTCTACGGCCACTTCCGCACCCGGCCGGAACTCGTCGAGGCGGCCCTGGTCGAGGCGTTGCGGGCCGGCGAGGAGACCCTCTCGGCGGTGGAGCTCGGGGGCGACGCGCGCGCGGCGCTCGGCCGGCTGCTCACGTCGACATGGTCGCTCGTCGCCGAGTCGTCAGCGCTGGTGACGGCCGCCGAAGGAGTGCTGCCCCAGGGGCGCCTGCGCGAGCTGCACGCGGGCCCCGCCAAGCGGGTCGAGCAGCTGATCAAGCGGGGCCAGCGGCAGGGCGTGTTCCGCACGGACCTGCCGGTCGGCTGGCTGGTCAGCTCGGCGCACTACCTGGTCAAGGGCGCGGCCGCCGAGATCCACGCCGGCCGGCTCGAACCGGCCGACGCCCCGCGCCTGGTCACCGAGAGCGTCCAGTCACTGCTGGCCGCACGCTAA
- a CDS encoding RNA polymerase sigma-70 factor yields the protein MSRVDEFEDLRPLLFSIAYRILGSVGEAEDAVQETWLRYANAPTPPASPKAFLSAVVTRIAIDVLRSARVRREAYVGPWFPEPLLTDPYEDPERAAELADSVSMAALLLLERLTPLERAVFVLREVFAFDFGEIAAAVGRSEAACRQLAVRARRHMDAGRPRFDADRHERQQLASRFLDAFRDGDLGGIRSLLSADAQLVSDAGGKSPQWRPEFHGAAAVAKVLATLVTPFVRIGGIVEAHEVNGQPGAILRDREGRILNTMALDIVDGQIQAIRVVHNPDKLAHLGPVGDNWAVLRETNAARGS from the coding sequence ATGAGTCGCGTCGACGAGTTCGAGGACCTGCGGCCGCTGCTGTTCTCGATCGCGTACCGGATTCTCGGCAGTGTGGGCGAGGCGGAGGACGCGGTGCAGGAGACGTGGCTGCGCTACGCGAACGCGCCGACCCCGCCGGCGTCGCCCAAGGCGTTCCTGTCAGCGGTGGTCACCCGCATCGCGATCGACGTGCTGCGCTCGGCCCGCGTGCGCCGCGAGGCGTACGTCGGGCCGTGGTTTCCGGAGCCGTTGCTGACCGATCCCTACGAGGATCCCGAACGCGCGGCGGAGCTGGCCGACTCGGTCTCGATGGCGGCGCTGCTGTTGCTGGAGCGGCTGACGCCACTGGAGCGCGCGGTGTTCGTGCTGCGCGAGGTGTTCGCGTTCGACTTCGGCGAGATCGCGGCGGCGGTGGGCCGGTCGGAGGCGGCCTGCCGCCAGCTCGCGGTGCGGGCCCGGCGCCACATGGACGCCGGGCGGCCCCGGTTCGATGCCGACCGCCACGAGCGCCAGCAGCTCGCGAGCCGGTTCCTCGACGCCTTCCGCGACGGCGACCTCGGCGGCATCCGATCGCTGCTGTCGGCGGACGCGCAGCTCGTCAGCGACGCGGGCGGAAAGTCTCCACAGTGGAGGCCGGAGTTCCACGGAGCGGCCGCGGTGGCCAAGGTCCTCGCGACGCTGGTCACCCCGTTCGTCCGGATCGGCGGCATCGTGGAGGCGCACGAGGTCAACGGCCAACCGGGTGCGATCCTCCGCGACCGCGAGGGCCGCATCCTCAACACGATGGCACTGGACATCGTGGACGGCCAGATCCAGGCGATCCGGGTGGTGCACAACCCCGACAAGCTCGCCCACCTGGGCCCGGTGGGCGACAACTGGGCGGTGCTGCGCGAGACCAACGCCGCCCGTGGGAGTTAG
- a CDS encoding NAD(P)-dependent oxidoreductase produces MRVFVAGGSGVLGRRLVPQLVARGHEVTATTTGPAKLGLLAGLGARGVVMDGLDAASVGQAVAAARPDVIVHQMTAISMAHAGKPDIKHPDRWFAQTNRLRRAGTDHLLAAAEATGVPHFVAQGYASWNGIREGGWVKTEEDPLDLLPGTRANAGLQAMAHVEDVVVRAGGAVLRYGAFYGPGATDDQVELLRRRQYPLVGKGTGYSSWIHLDDAASATVLAVEHKARGVFNIVDDDPAPANQWLPHLAACAGAKPPMRVPVWLARLLAGDQAVIMMTEGRGFSNAKAKRELGWEPGYPSWRQGFRDGLA; encoded by the coding sequence ATGCGCGTGTTCGTGGCCGGAGGCAGCGGTGTGCTCGGGCGGCGCCTGGTGCCGCAGCTGGTTGCCCGGGGGCACGAGGTGACCGCGACGACGACCGGCCCGGCCAAGTTGGGACTGCTGGCCGGCCTGGGCGCTCGGGGTGTCGTGATGGACGGGCTCGACGCGGCCTCGGTGGGGCAGGCGGTCGCCGCGGCCCGGCCGGACGTGATCGTGCACCAGATGACCGCCATCTCGATGGCGCACGCCGGCAAGCCCGACATCAAGCACCCGGACCGCTGGTTCGCGCAGACCAACCGGCTGCGCCGCGCCGGCACCGACCACCTGCTGGCCGCCGCCGAGGCGACCGGGGTGCCGCACTTCGTGGCGCAGGGCTACGCCAGCTGGAACGGCATCCGCGAAGGTGGGTGGGTGAAGACCGAGGAGGATCCGCTCGACCTGCTGCCGGGCACCCGGGCCAACGCGGGACTCCAGGCGATGGCGCACGTGGAGGACGTGGTCGTCCGGGCCGGCGGCGCGGTCCTGCGCTACGGCGCGTTCTACGGGCCCGGCGCCACCGACGACCAGGTGGAGCTGTTGCGCCGGCGGCAATATCCGCTGGTCGGCAAGGGCACCGGCTACAGCTCGTGGATCCACCTCGACGACGCGGCGAGCGCCACCGTGCTGGCCGTCGAGCACAAGGCGCGCGGCGTCTTCAACATCGTCGACGACGACCCCGCCCCGGCCAACCAGTGGCTGCCGCATCTCGCGGCCTGCGCGGGTGCGAAGCCGCCGATGCGGGTACCCGTCTGGTTGGCCCGGCTGCTCGCCGGCGACCAGGCGGTGATCATGATGACCGAGGGACGCGGCTTCTCCAACGCGAAGGCCAAGCGGGAGCTGGGCTGGGAGCCGGGCTATCCGTCGTGGCGGCAGGGCTTCCGGGACGGACTCGCATGA
- a CDS encoding glutamate-cysteine ligase family protein yields the protein MTMRPGPAGHDVATLDQPAFAVSVEEEFLLLDPDDGGGVPLGHRVVTTRPYGDLAELGERLDKMRWAAAVAAHGAGARLTAIGATPVSDIEPGMYRDTAVAGCRVRVSVPDRAVATDVCERLRVWLPVIHAITANSPLHLGADSGQASWRSIRGLLDRRTTFWHASPWPADPAVDVDAGDVCLTTAETVLAAGLVRGLVATAVADIRAGRPAPRLRDGVLSVAYRRAAHSGLDGELVDPFAGQLRPAWELVDELAALVRPALAGDAELVDGGLAQLRRHGNGATRQRAVLRRTGSVPQVLDAVADQTLRPWR from the coding sequence ATGACGATGCGACCCGGTCCGGCCGGGCATGACGTCGCGACCCTCGACCAGCCGGCCTTCGCCGTCAGCGTCGAGGAGGAGTTCCTCCTGCTCGACCCCGACGACGGCGGGGGCGTGCCGCTCGGCCATCGGGTGGTGACCACGCGGCCCTACGGCGACCTCGCCGAGCTCGGCGAACGGCTCGACAAGATGCGGTGGGCCGCCGCCGTCGCCGCGCACGGCGCCGGCGCCCGGCTGACCGCGATCGGTGCGACGCCGGTGTCCGACATCGAGCCAGGGATGTACCGCGACACCGCGGTCGCCGGCTGCCGGGTACGCGTCAGCGTGCCCGACCGGGCGGTCGCCACCGACGTCTGCGAGCGGCTGCGGGTCTGGCTGCCGGTCATCCACGCGATCACCGCCAACTCGCCGCTCCACCTGGGCGCCGACAGCGGTCAGGCGAGCTGGCGGTCGATCCGCGGGCTGCTCGACCGTCGGACGACGTTCTGGCACGCCAGCCCGTGGCCAGCCGACCCGGCGGTCGACGTCGACGCCGGCGACGTGTGCCTGACCACCGCCGAGACCGTACTCGCGGCCGGTCTCGTCCGTGGCCTGGTCGCCACCGCGGTCGCGGATATCCGGGCGGGTCGTCCGGCGCCGCGGCTGCGCGACGGCGTGCTGTCGGTGGCCTACCGCCGCGCCGCGCACAGCGGTCTCGACGGTGAGCTGGTCGATCCGTTCGCCGGACAGCTCCGCCCGGCCTGGGAGCTCGTCGACGAGCTCGCCGCGCTGGTCCGTCCGGCGCTGGCCGGTGACGCGGAGCTGGTCGACGGGGGGCTGGCCCAGCTGCGGCGGCACGGCAACGGGGCGACCAGGCAGCGGGCCGTGCTGCGCCGCACGGGCAGCGTGCCGCAGGTGCTCGACGCCGTCGCCGACCAGACGCTGCGACCCTGGAGGTGA
- a CDS encoding GPR1/FUN34/YaaH family transporter: protein MTTTAEPGPRDRLTIVLRPVGAPTSIGLFGLAGATLPLSGLQLGWIGADQGHQVALALIGFAFVAQLVAAVFSLLARDGTIGTAMATLALTWLVVGLVLVTSRPGATSPALGLFLLVSGSVMTLLALSAALGKLVPALVFLLAALRFFATASYELSGSVAWERTAGVIGVVLFAVAMYAAWAANLEDVRGRTVLPLGRHGKGRTALSGARSDQVADISTEPGVRQQL, encoded by the coding sequence ATGACCACCACGGCGGAACCCGGCCCGCGGGACCGGCTCACCATCGTCCTGCGGCCGGTCGGCGCACCCACCTCGATCGGGCTCTTCGGCCTGGCCGGGGCGACGCTGCCACTCAGTGGCCTGCAGCTCGGCTGGATCGGCGCCGACCAGGGCCACCAGGTCGCGCTGGCCCTGATCGGGTTCGCCTTCGTGGCCCAGCTCGTGGCGGCCGTGTTCAGCCTGCTGGCCCGCGACGGCACCATCGGCACGGCGATGGCGACGCTGGCGCTGACCTGGCTCGTCGTCGGGCTCGTCCTCGTGACGTCCCGTCCCGGCGCCACGAGCCCGGCCCTCGGCCTGTTCCTGCTGGTCTCCGGCAGCGTGATGACGCTCCTGGCGCTGTCGGCGGCGCTCGGCAAGCTCGTACCCGCGCTGGTGTTCCTGCTCGCCGCCCTGCGCTTCTTCGCCACCGCCAGCTATGAGCTGAGCGGCTCGGTGGCGTGGGAAAGGACCGCCGGCGTGATCGGCGTGGTGCTGTTCGCCGTCGCAATGTACGCGGCCTGGGCGGCGAACCTCGAGGACGTGCGCGGCCGGACGGTGCTGCCGCTGGGCCGGCACGGCAAGGGTCGGACCGCGCTGAGTGGCGCCAGATCCGACCAGGTCGCCGACATAAGCACCGAACCGGGCGTACGGCAGCAGCTCTGA
- a CDS encoding NAD(P)-dependent oxidoreductase — MKIFLAGASGAIGRELVPMLVARGHDVVGTTRSTTKTSALRALGAEPVVVDALDPDAVADAVAKAEPDVIVHQLTGLSGSLRQAKQMMANTNRLRTEGTDHLLAAGRAVGVRRFVAQSFAGWMERAGGPVADENGRLEPNPPADAAPLVAALRHLEEAVTGIGWADGIAIRYGGFYGPGTDLDSAPDAVMGGLIRKRRFPIIGNGAGIASLVHITDAAAATVSIIERGRPGIYQVADDEPAPANEWLPAMARALGAKPPRRVPAWLVRPLTGAAAVDMMTRARGISNAKVKRDLDWTPRYPSWRTGFVEGLS; from the coding sequence ATGAAGATCTTTCTTGCGGGCGCATCCGGAGCGATCGGACGCGAGCTCGTCCCCATGCTGGTGGCACGCGGCCACGACGTGGTCGGCACGACCCGCTCGACCACCAAGACGTCGGCCCTGCGGGCGCTCGGCGCCGAACCCGTCGTCGTCGACGCGCTCGACCCGGACGCCGTCGCCGACGCGGTGGCCAAGGCCGAGCCCGACGTGATCGTGCATCAGCTCACCGGGCTGAGCGGCAGCCTCCGGCAGGCGAAGCAGATGATGGCCAACACCAACCGGCTCCGCACGGAGGGCACCGACCACCTGCTGGCCGCGGGACGAGCCGTCGGCGTACGCCGGTTCGTGGCCCAGAGCTTCGCGGGTTGGATGGAGCGGGCGGGCGGGCCGGTCGCCGACGAGAACGGCCGGCTCGAGCCCAACCCGCCGGCCGACGCCGCGCCGCTGGTGGCCGCGTTGCGCCACCTGGAGGAGGCGGTGACCGGCATCGGCTGGGCCGACGGCATCGCCATCCGCTACGGCGGGTTCTACGGTCCCGGCACCGACCTCGACTCCGCACCGGACGCCGTCATGGGCGGACTGATCCGCAAGCGGCGCTTCCCGATCATCGGCAACGGCGCCGGAATCGCGTCGCTGGTGCACATCACCGACGCCGCCGCCGCGACCGTGTCGATCATCGAGCGCGGCCGGCCGGGCATCTACCAGGTCGCCGACGACGAGCCGGCGCCGGCCAACGAGTGGCTGCCGGCGATGGCCCGGGCGCTCGGCGCGAAGCCGCCGCGGCGGGTGCCGGCCTGGCTCGTCCGCCCGCTGACCGGCGCGGCCGCCGTCGACATGATGACCCGCGCCCGGGGCATCTCCAACGCGAAGGTCAAGCGGGACCTGGACTGGACGCCCCGCTATCCGAGCTGGCGCACCGGATTCGTCGAGGGACTGAGCTGA
- a CDS encoding RNA polymerase sigma-70 factor, with translation MSTSELYGELRPRAMAIAYRMLGSVAEAEDVVQEAFLRMHQTLERDEPIASPRAYIATLVTRLAIDQLRSARHRRESYVGEWLPEPLSTGPSPADQVETADSLSLAFLVLLENLSPAQRAAFLLREVFDYPYAEVAGIIDTDVDSARHLVARARSHVQERRPRYYASRQDRTELATRFFAAAEHGDLPGLEALLTQDVALHADGGGKAPANVHPVNGRERVAKALITGLSTLPRLGVRIEVTDVNGQPGAMAFDTGNRLIAVVGLDIVEGRIQTIHAVVNPDKLRHLDEVGDLAGLQRAARKRRR, from the coding sequence GTGTCCACATCGGAGCTGTACGGCGAGCTGCGGCCCCGGGCGATGGCCATCGCCTACCGGATGCTCGGCAGCGTCGCGGAGGCCGAGGACGTGGTGCAGGAGGCGTTCCTCCGCATGCACCAGACGCTGGAACGGGACGAGCCGATCGCCTCGCCGCGGGCGTACATCGCGACGCTCGTGACCCGGCTCGCCATCGACCAGCTCCGGTCGGCCCGCCACCGACGGGAGAGCTACGTCGGTGAGTGGCTGCCGGAACCGCTGTCCACCGGCCCGTCGCCGGCGGACCAGGTCGAGACCGCCGACTCGCTGTCGCTGGCGTTCCTGGTGCTGCTGGAGAACCTGTCGCCGGCGCAGCGGGCCGCGTTCCTGCTGCGGGAGGTCTTCGACTACCCGTACGCGGAGGTGGCCGGCATCATCGACACCGATGTGGACAGCGCCCGGCATCTGGTGGCCCGGGCCCGGTCCCACGTCCAGGAGCGACGGCCGCGCTACTACGCGTCCCGCCAGGACCGGACCGAGCTCGCCACCCGCTTCTTCGCCGCCGCCGAGCACGGCGACCTGCCGGGGCTCGAGGCGCTGCTGACCCAGGACGTGGCGCTGCACGCGGACGGTGGCGGCAAGGCGCCGGCCAACGTGCACCCGGTCAACGGCCGCGAGCGCGTCGCCAAGGCCCTGATCACCGGTCTGTCCACGCTGCCGCGCCTCGGCGTGCGCATCGAGGTCACCGACGTCAACGGCCAGCCGGGCGCGATGGCCTTCGACACCGGGAACCGCCTGATCGCCGTCGTCGGCCTCGACATCGTCGAGGGCCGGATCCAGACGATCCACGCCGTCGTCAACCCCGACAAGCTGCGCCACCTCGACGAGGTCGGCGACCTGGCCGGCCTCCAGCGAGCCGCGCGCAAGCGCCGCCGCTGA
- a CDS encoding DoxX family protein — MDLNVWLWIATGVLAAVLLVSTSKMFVPRERIAAVGHAGEWVMDFTPGSLRAIGTLEIAAAAGLILPAVLDIAPVLVPITAVCVALLFTGAVIMRLRRGERATIAADLVYLVLALFIAWGRFGPAPVNG; from the coding sequence ATGGACCTCAACGTCTGGCTCTGGATCGCCACCGGCGTGCTGGCCGCCGTCCTGCTCGTCAGCACCTCGAAGATGTTCGTGCCCCGGGAGCGGATCGCGGCGGTCGGGCATGCCGGGGAATGGGTCATGGACTTCACCCCCGGTTCCCTCCGGGCGATCGGCACCTTGGAGATCGCGGCCGCCGCCGGCCTGATCCTGCCGGCCGTGCTCGACATCGCGCCGGTGCTCGTGCCGATCACCGCCGTGTGCGTGGCGCTGCTGTTCACCGGCGCGGTGATCATGCGGTTGCGCCGCGGCGAGCGCGCGACGATCGCCGCCGACCTGGTCTATCTCGTGCTGGCGCTGTTCATCGCCTGGGGCCGCTTCGGACCAGCGCCCGTCAACGGCTGA
- a CDS encoding SigE family RNA polymerase sigma factor yields MHTPDGFADFVVSRSPRLLRTAFLLTRDWALAEDLLQTALARAWEAWTRIDGDPEPYVRRILVNAYASAWRRRWRGELPTAELPEAADAGDPQREFDDRDRMWRALGRLPRRQRAVLVLRYFEDLSEQEIAEALGCSVGTVKSQASRAMAKLRLDETLAPEGMLR; encoded by the coding sequence GTGCACACACCCGATGGGTTCGCCGACTTCGTCGTGAGCCGCTCACCGCGGCTGCTGCGGACCGCGTTCCTGCTCACCCGCGATTGGGCGCTGGCCGAGGACCTGCTGCAGACCGCGCTCGCGCGGGCCTGGGAGGCGTGGACGCGGATCGACGGCGATCCGGAGCCCTACGTGCGGCGGATCCTCGTCAACGCGTACGCCTCCGCGTGGCGCCGCCGTTGGCGGGGTGAGCTGCCGACCGCCGAGCTGCCCGAGGCGGCCGACGCCGGCGACCCGCAGCGGGAGTTCGACGACCGGGACCGGATGTGGCGCGCGCTCGGTCGACTGCCCCGGCGGCAGCGGGCGGTGCTGGTGCTGCGCTACTTCGAGGACCTCTCCGAGCAGGAGATCGCCGAGGCGCTCGGCTGTTCGGTCGGCACCGTCAAGAGTCAGGCCAGCCGGGCCATGGCCAAGCTGCGCCTCGACGAGACGCTCGCGCCGGAAGGGATGCTGCGATGA
- a CDS encoding aminotransferase class I/II-fold pyridoxal phosphate-dependent enzyme gives MDLLPVAPIETLRRRHSQKWRGHPADVLPLPVAEMDFDLAPPIQAALADAVERSDTGYPAPMPALADALARFAGERWSWEIDPTAVTAVTDVGVGVVELLRVLARPGDPVVICPPVYAPFFGWVPEAGGRVHEVPLVDGRLDLAGLQRAFATHPAAFVLCNPHNPVGRVHTREELTELVRLATAYGVPVLSDEIHAPLTLPGAEFTPILTVPGAAEVAISLVSSSKAWNLAGLKCATIVTAAPEMAAVTDRLPPDTPWRVGHFGVLASIAAYDEGAPWLDRLLATLDDRRTLLGDLLAERLPKVSWRPPEATFLAWLDCTAIGAGATPRELFFTKGRVALEPGPRFGAAGSGFVRLNFGTSADILTAAVDRMVSAA, from the coding sequence ATGGACCTGCTGCCCGTCGCCCCGATCGAGACGCTGCGCCGACGCCACAGCCAGAAATGGCGCGGCCATCCCGCCGACGTGCTGCCCCTGCCCGTCGCCGAGATGGACTTCGACCTCGCCCCGCCGATCCAGGCGGCCCTCGCGGACGCGGTCGAGCGCTCCGACACCGGCTACCCGGCCCCGATGCCCGCGCTCGCCGACGCCCTCGCCCGGTTCGCCGGCGAACGCTGGTCCTGGGAGATCGACCCGACCGCGGTGACCGCCGTGACCGACGTCGGGGTCGGCGTGGTCGAACTGCTGCGCGTCCTGGCCCGCCCGGGCGACCCCGTGGTGATCTGCCCACCGGTCTACGCGCCGTTCTTCGGTTGGGTGCCCGAGGCCGGCGGCCGCGTGCACGAGGTGCCACTCGTCGACGGCCGCCTCGACCTGGCCGGCCTCCAACGCGCCTTCGCCACGCACCCGGCCGCCTTCGTGCTCTGCAACCCGCACAACCCCGTCGGCCGCGTGCACACCCGCGAGGAGCTGACCGAACTCGTCCGGCTTGCCACGGCGTACGGCGTGCCGGTGTTGAGCGACGAGATCCACGCGCCGCTGACCCTGCCGGGCGCCGAGTTCACCCCCATCCTCACCGTCCCGGGCGCCGCCGAGGTGGCGATCAGCCTCGTCTCGTCGAGCAAGGCCTGGAACCTCGCCGGGCTCAAGTGCGCCACGATCGTCACCGCGGCGCCGGAGATGGCCGCCGTCACCGACCGGCTACCACCGGACACCCCGTGGCGGGTCGGCCACTTCGGCGTCCTGGCCAGCATCGCCGCGTACGACGAAGGCGCGCCCTGGCTCGACCGCCTCCTGGCGACTCTCGACGACCGGCGCACCCTGCTCGGCGACCTGCTCGCCGAGCGCCTTCCCAAGGTCTCCTGGCGCCCGCCCGAGGCGACCTTCCTGGCCTGGCTCGACTGCACCGCGATCGGTGCGGGGGCCACGCCGCGGGAGCTGTTCTTCACCAAGGGTCGCGTGGCGCTCGAGCCGGGTCCGCGGTTCGGCGCCGCCGGCAGCGGCTTCGTGCGCCTCAACTTCGGCACCAGCGCCGACATCCTGACCGCCGCCGTCGACCGGATGGTATCCGCCGCATAA